One genomic window of Globicephala melas chromosome 8, mGloMel1.2, whole genome shotgun sequence includes the following:
- the APOA1 gene encoding apolipoprotein A-I: MKAVLLTLAVLFLTGSQARHFWQQDDPQSSWDRVKDFATVYVDAIKDSGRDYVSQFEASALGKQLNLKLLDNWDSLTSTFAKVREQLGPVTQEFWDNLEKETESLRQEMSKDLEEVKQKVQPYLDEFQKKWQEELQIYRQKVAPLGEELREGARQKVQELQDKLTPLAEEMRDRARAHVETLRQQLAPYSDDLRQRMAARFEVLKEGGGSLAEYHAKASEQLRALGEKAKPALEDLRQGLVPVLESLKVSILAAIDEASKKLNAQ; this comes from the exons ATGAAAGCCGTGCTGCTGACCTTGGCTGTGCTCTTCCTCACCG ggaGCCAGGCTCGGCATTTCTGGCAGCAAGATGACCCCCAGTCATCCTGGGATCGGGTGAAGGATTTTGCCACCGTGTACGTGGATGCAATCAAAGACAGTGGCAGAGACTATGTGTCCCAATTTGAAGCCTCTGCTTTGGGAAAACAGCTCAA CCTGAAACTCCTGGACAACTGGGACAGCCTGACCAGCACGTTTGCCAAAGTGCGCGAACAGCTGGGCCCGGTGACCCAGGAGTTCTGGGACAACCTGGAAAAGGAGACAGAGTCGCTGAGGCAGGAGATGAGCAAGGACCTGGAAGAGGTGAAGCAGAAGGTGCAGCCCTACCTGGACGAATTCCAGAAGAAGTGGCAGGAGGAGCTGCAGATCTACCGCCAGAAGGTGGCGCCGCTGGGCGAGGAGTTGCGCGAGGGCGCGCGCCAGAAGGTGCAGGAGCTGCAGGACAAGCTGACCCCGCTGGCCGAGGAGATGCGCGACCGCGCGCGCGCCCACGTGGAGACCCTGCGGCAGCAGCTGGCGCCCTACAGCGACGACCTGCGCCAGCGCATGGCCGCCCGCTTCGAGGTGCTCAAGGAGGGCGGCGGCAGCCTGGCCGAGTACCACGCCAAGGCCAGCGAGCAGCTGAGAGCGCTGGGCGAGAAGGCCAAGCCCGCGCTGGAGGACCTCCGCCAGGGCCTAGTGCCCGTGCTGGAGAGCCTCAAGGTCAGCATCCTGGCCGCCATCGACGAGGCCTCCAAGAAGCTGAATGCCCAATGA